In Planctomycetota bacterium, the sequence GTGACCTCCACGGGGGTGGACGGACCGGCCTCCTCGATCGGGCGCCCCTGGTCGTCGGCCATCGAACGCACGCGGCCGTACCCGCGGCCGGCCAGGAGCGCATCCCCCTTGCGGAGCGTCCCGTTCTGCACCAGAAGCGTCGCCACAACGCCGCGGTCCTCCGTCTTGCGCGCCTCGAGCACCGCACCCGTGGCGGGCCGCTTCGGGTTCGCCTTGAGTTCCAGGAGCTCGGCCTGAAGGGACAGGAGTTCCAGGAGCTGATCCACGCCCTGGCCGGTCAGCCCCGAAACCTCGACGCAGGTGACGTCTCCGCCCCAGTCTTCGGGCTGCAAACCCAGGGCCGCCAGCTGCCCCTTGACTTTCATCGGGTTGGCCTGGGGCTTGTCGATCTTGTTGAGGGCCACCATGATTTTCACGCCCGCGGCCTTGGCGTGGTTGATCGCCTCTTCCGTCTGGGGCATGACTCCGTCGGCGGCGTCCACGACGATGACGGCGATGTCCGTGACCCGGGCGCCGCGGGAGCGCATCTGGGTGAAGGCCTCGTGGCCGGGCGTGTCGAGGAACACCACGGTCTTTCCGTCCGGGGTGACCACCTTGGAGGCGCCGATGTGCTGGGTGATGCCGCCGGCCTCTCCCGCGGCCACGTTCGTGTTGCGGATGCGGTCCAGGAGGGTGGTCTTTCCGTGGTCCACGTGGCCCATGAAGGTCACCACGGGCGCCCGCGGCACGAGGTCCTTGGGATCGTCCTTGACCTCGACCGCCGCCCGGATTTCCTCCTCGGCGGTCTTTTCCTTGACGACGGTGATGTCCCGCTTGAATTCGGAGGCGAGCACCCCGACCATGTCCTCGTCCAGGACGGCGTTCTGGTGGGTGACGGCGGCCCCCATTTCCATGAGCTTCTTGATGACGAGGGGAACCTTGATGCCCGTCTGCTCGCAGAAATTCTTGATGGTGATCGGCACCTGAATCTCGATCTTGCGCTCGGACATCGGGGTCGGAACCGGCCGCGGACGCGGCGGGGCCACGGTGG encodes:
- the infB gene encoding translation initiation factor IF-2, producing the protein TVAPPRPRPVPTPMSERKIEIQVPITIKNFCEQTGIKVPLVIKKLMEMGAAVTHQNAVLDEDMVGVLASEFKRDITVVKEKTAEEEIRAAVEVKDDPKDLVPRAPVVTFMGHVDHGKTTLLDRIRNTNVAAGEAGGITQHIGASKVVTPDGKTVVFLDTPGHEAFTQMRSRGARVTDIAVIVVDAADGVMPQTEEAINHAKAAGVKIMVALNKIDKPQANPMKVKGQLAALGLQPEDWGGDVTCVEVSGLTGQGVDQLLELLSLQAELLELKANPKRPATGAVLEARKTEDRGVVATLLVQNGTLRKGDALLAGRGYGRVRSMADDQGRPIEEAGPSTPVEVTGFVDLPDAGDPFQVVEDLAQAKEIAEERQRKAREQQILERQHVSMETLFQQIESGKLKEVRVVLKTDVKGSLEVLREALSNLSAEEVKLKVLHASVGAVTEGDVLLADASDALIIGFNVDVEGRAQELAKERGVEIKLYSVIYQAIEEMKAALEGLLEPELVEVVQGHASVKEVFRISRVGAIAGCLVTDGKIERGSQVRLLREGKVVHTGKLESLKRFKDDVKEVVEGYECGLKIAGHDDVRKGDVVEAFTVQKVARKLEKK